Proteins encoded in a region of the Paenibacillus sp. E222 genome:
- a CDS encoding cell wall metabolism sensor histidine kinase WalK: MSKLTRKLLVRIIGALCVVFFLSFIVNTFFLPSYFLYQKKQKLAELTTEISASEHGVQLPRIEGLERQYEVAIAYASLKDSVNDINDQLLFQYNRKGIALSKFWLTEESISALREGARVNKFYDQTKLKSSFLVNFVKVGDSVFAVGESISHSAETIRIINQFNAYIWLGMLLLLILLSVLYTARIVKPLAKLSETAEAISNLSFAKVDIKTGDEIESLGRSINVMSDKLQQAQHSLEMKNANLRTFISDISHELKTPLSLIRVYASGIQDGLDDGTYAGVIEQQSDELAGLIDRLLELSRLQAEVYDVEPVDLRQLLTETLHTYETVFQQHGLHVEVEDGWTAETWVLADRRKLESVLHNWMTNAVKYTSGDRITITLELKEEAAYFGIANETDKEEHEQWDQVWEPFYVMDSSRSKKFSGTGLGLSIAQTILENHHADYGLSVADGKVMFYFSLPLIQR; encoded by the coding sequence ATGAGTAAACTGACCCGAAAACTGCTCGTGCGTATTATCGGTGCATTGTGTGTTGTCTTTTTCCTATCCTTTATCGTCAATACGTTTTTCCTGCCTAGCTATTTTTTGTATCAAAAAAAGCAGAAATTGGCCGAGTTAACGACTGAAATCTCTGCTTCAGAACATGGCGTTCAGCTGCCACGGATTGAGGGCCTTGAAAGGCAATACGAGGTCGCTATCGCTTATGCTTCGTTGAAGGATAGCGTGAATGATATTAACGATCAATTGTTATTTCAATATAACCGCAAGGGGATTGCCCTCAGTAAATTTTGGCTGACAGAGGAGAGTATTTCTGCGCTGCGTGAGGGTGCCCGGGTTAATAAATTCTATGATCAGACCAAGTTGAAATCAAGCTTTCTCGTGAACTTTGTGAAGGTGGGGGATTCTGTGTTTGCTGTCGGCGAATCCATCTCCCATTCAGCGGAGACGATTCGAATTATTAATCAGTTCAACGCGTACATATGGCTCGGCATGCTGCTGTTGCTTATCCTGCTTTCCGTGTTGTATACTGCCCGGATTGTTAAACCGCTCGCAAAACTAAGCGAAACGGCTGAAGCCATTTCCAATTTATCGTTCGCGAAGGTTGATATAAAGACAGGTGATGAGATTGAGTCTTTAGGACGCAGCATCAATGTGATGAGCGACAAATTGCAGCAAGCGCAACATTCTTTGGAAATGAAAAACGCCAATCTGCGAACGTTCATCTCGGATATCTCGCATGAATTGAAAACACCGCTCTCCCTGATTCGAGTCTATGCCTCTGGTATTCAGGATGGCCTGGATGACGGAACCTATGCTGGGGTAATCGAGCAACAGAGCGATGAGCTGGCTGGTTTAATTGACCGTCTCTTGGAGCTATCCCGATTACAGGCTGAAGTATATGATGTTGAACCCGTTGATCTTCGCCAACTGCTCACGGAGACCCTTCATACCTATGAAACCGTATTTCAGCAGCATGGCTTGCATGTGGAAGTGGAGGATGGATGGACTGCCGAGACCTGGGTGCTGGCTGATCGACGAAAGCTGGAGTCTGTTCTGCACAATTGGATGACCAACGCGGTGAAATATACAAGCGGTGACCGAATAACCATTACACTTGAACTGAAAGAGGAAGCGGCATATTTCGGTATCGCCAATGAAACGGATAAGGAAGAGCATGAACAGTGGGATCAGGTTTGGGAGCCCTTCTATGTAATGGATAGTTCGCGCAGCAAAAAGTTTAGCGGGACGGGACTGGGCTTGTCTATTGCCCAGACGATTCTGGAGAATCACCATGCCGACTATGGCCTTAGCGTAGCCGATGGAAAAGTTATGTTTTATTTTTCTTTACCTTTAATACAACGTTAA
- a CDS encoding sugar MFS transporter: MRKLLWIGCLSYFLIGLAHVVLGSILPVALEHYGKDYSQGGTLIFAQFAGFLGGVLLSPWLNKRFGKRGGLLIAAALLCIAELSYMLLPPWGWMFVIAPAAGFGFGMIEAVIGTIIIAAIKDNTAVAMSRLEVLFGIGAMVMPLIASGLISAEYWRMSFLVVAVCAAMTFIFWAKSSFGELDNELSRRSSDQTPVHTQAAELPNGTNPEDIKPTRSTYHGRNLALLSLFVLFFFLYVGTEMSLANFMPAILIEKMNMKEAGAALSVTCFWIAMSVGRLFAGYIAEKFQYRVYVLYSCLAAVVLLMIFPFTNQIWSAFLIILLLGLALSGVFSIALVFASKMLPGTEESTPSILIASGGVGGAILPLVTGWSLDHLEVNQSAWMLAIFAVGLLMISVIAYQWQNKHVVDTVT, translated from the coding sequence ATGAGAAAATTGCTTTGGATTGGATGCTTGTCCTATTTCCTCATCGGACTTGCCCACGTCGTTCTCGGCTCCATCCTGCCCGTTGCTCTTGAACATTATGGCAAGGATTATAGTCAGGGAGGCACGCTGATATTTGCCCAATTTGCCGGGTTCCTGGGTGGTGTACTGTTATCTCCATGGTTGAATAAACGCTTCGGGAAACGAGGCGGTCTATTAATTGCTGCAGCTCTGCTCTGCATTGCAGAGTTATCCTATATGCTGCTGCCTCCTTGGGGCTGGATGTTCGTCATTGCACCTGCAGCCGGATTTGGATTTGGCATGATCGAGGCTGTCATCGGTACAATTATCATTGCAGCAATTAAAGATAATACGGCGGTTGCCATGAGCCGACTTGAAGTGTTATTTGGTATCGGCGCCATGGTCATGCCGCTCATTGCCAGCGGTCTGATTTCTGCAGAGTACTGGCGCATGTCGTTCCTCGTGGTTGCCGTCTGTGCAGCGATGACTTTTATCTTCTGGGCCAAAAGTTCATTCGGTGAGCTGGACAACGAGCTGAGTCGACGCAGCTCAGACCAGACTCCTGTACACACTCAAGCTGCTGAATTGCCAAATGGAACGAATCCTGAAGACATTAAACCAACTCGTTCAACCTATCACGGCCGTAATTTGGCTCTTCTGTCTTTATTTGTTTTATTTTTCTTTCTCTATGTCGGCACTGAAATGAGCCTTGCCAACTTCATGCCAGCCATTCTGATTGAGAAAATGAACATGAAGGAAGCAGGTGCTGCACTTAGTGTTACCTGCTTCTGGATCGCCATGTCCGTTGGACGACTGTTTGCCGGATATATTGCGGAGAAATTCCAATATCGCGTCTACGTTCTGTACAGTTGCCTTGCAGCAGTTGTGCTGCTGATGATCTTTCCTTTTACCAACCAGATCTGGTCGGCATTTCTGATCATTCTGTTGCTCGGGCTCGCATTATCTGGTGTATTCTCCATTGCCCTCGTCTTCGCCAGCAAAATGCTGCCTGGAACAGAAGAATCAACGCCCAGCATCCTGATTGCGTCAGGTGGGGTTGGTGGTGCCATTCTGCCTTTGGTTACAGGCTGGAGTCTGGACCATCTGGAGGTTAACCAGTCCGCATGGATGCTTGCCATTTTTGCAGTTGGTCTGCTGATGATCAGCGTGATTGCGTATCAATGGCAGAACAAACATGTGGTCGATACAGTGACTTAA
- a CDS encoding DUF2809 domain-containing protein, whose protein sequence is MMKAFFKERLIYFFAVIITMAAGLASRHFGELLPDFVREHFGDALWAAMIYFGVRMVWINRSKELALMVSLLFSWAVECSQMIQTSWLNEVRSTVLGALILGRGFLVMDLLRYGVGILCVYGIDRYFLRNKKAR, encoded by the coding sequence ATGATGAAGGCGTTTTTCAAAGAGAGGCTGATTTATTTCTTCGCAGTGATCATAACCATGGCGGCAGGACTGGCGTCCAGACACTTTGGTGAACTTTTACCGGATTTTGTACGTGAGCATTTTGGTGATGCCTTGTGGGCAGCGATGATTTATTTTGGGGTACGGATGGTTTGGATTAATCGCAGCAAAGAGTTGGCGCTGATGGTGAGCCTGCTTTTTAGCTGGGCCGTCGAATGTTCGCAAATGATTCAGACTTCTTGGCTGAACGAAGTGCGTTCAACGGTGCTGGGTGCGCTTATTTTGGGACGTGGATTTCTGGTAATGGATCTGTTGAGGTATGGTGTCGGCATTCTGTGTGTGTATGGGATTGATCGTTATTTCCTAAGAAATAAGAAGGCTAGATGA
- a CDS encoding DUF952 domain-containing protein, with protein sequence MIYSIISQAVWEQVSKQSVYAPDSLETDGFIHCSTKEQIPWVAAQYYQGRTDLLLLGIDERALKPELVYEDLYELNELFPHIYGELNLDAVRKVISFEPNEDGTFSFPE encoded by the coding sequence ATGATCTACAGTATTATTTCCCAAGCGGTATGGGAGCAGGTGTCCAAACAGAGCGTGTATGCACCGGATAGCCTGGAGACGGACGGTTTCATTCATTGTTCCACTAAAGAACAGATTCCATGGGTAGCGGCTCAATATTATCAAGGGCGTACGGATTTGTTATTGCTTGGCATTGATGAGAGGGCCTTGAAACCGGAACTGGTGTATGAGGACCTGTATGAGTTGAATGAACTATTTCCGCATATCTATGGTGAACTTAATTTGGATGCTGTACGGAAAGTCATTTCCTTTGAACCGAATGAGGACGGGACGTTTTCTTTTCCTGAATAA
- a CDS encoding GNAT family N-acetyltransferase — translation MKVEKLFTESPEFETDRLVLRRLTLNDLDDYFMFASDPNVSQQSLWNCHETLDDSVQYIQRVLDNYEKKTVYIWAFILKETGRLIGRGGIFHLNESMQSAELGYAIASSCWGKGLAAEAMQPIVAYCFQELDCNRLEGKCNAGNIGSARVMEKLGMSYEGLLRKQLKIKGVFTDQKLYSRIRDDL, via the coding sequence GTGAAGGTAGAGAAGCTTTTTACGGAATCACCTGAGTTTGAGACAGATCGCTTGGTACTGAGACGTCTTACGCTTAACGACCTCGATGATTATTTTATGTTTGCCTCCGATCCCAACGTGAGTCAGCAAAGTCTGTGGAACTGTCATGAAACGTTGGACGACTCCGTTCAATATATTCAAAGGGTGTTGGACAATTATGAGAAAAAGACGGTCTATATATGGGCCTTTATTCTGAAGGAAACGGGGAGGCTGATCGGGCGAGGTGGCATTTTTCATCTCAATGAATCCATGCAAAGTGCTGAACTGGGGTACGCGATTGCCAGCAGTTGCTGGGGCAAAGGCCTTGCGGCAGAAGCGATGCAGCCGATTGTTGCGTACTGTTTTCAGGAATTGGACTGCAATCGGCTGGAGGGGAAATGCAATGCAGGCAACATCGGCTCTGCACGAGTGATGGAGAAGCTGGGCATGTCATATGAAGGTTTGCTGCGTAAACAATTGAAGATTAAAGGTGTGTTTACAGATCAAAAATTGTACTCCCGTATCCGGGATGATCTATAA
- the serS gene encoding serine--tRNA ligase produces MLEMKWIREHAEEVQAAAVGKRMDISIRELLERDEERRALLLETEEGRRVRNSLSADIGRLMQAGEREQAEGLRGQVKQLNDQLAHVEAKLAVVQEEVTRLQWLVPNVVSPDTPLGVSDEDNVELRRVGELPVFDYEAKDHVELGERHDLIDIPRGVKIGGTRSYVLKGAGLLLHRAVQQLALDLLLKHGFTPMEVPLMVRENTLLNTGFFPTGRDQVYELQGENKWLVGTSEVPLVSYYADEIVDVQEPIKLAATSTCFRSEVGSGGRDVRGLYRVHQFAKVEQVILCAPDAKESERMLQEITGHAEELLQLLELPYRVVAVCTGDMSQKTYKQYDIETWMPSRNAYGETHSSSNLHDFQARRSNIRCRDAQGKLAYCHTLNNTAVASPRILIPLLENHQQADGSIRIPAALQPYMGGAEYLVLPHEDEEI; encoded by the coding sequence ATGTTGGAAATGAAGTGGATTCGGGAGCATGCAGAAGAGGTGCAAGCTGCGGCAGTCGGCAAGAGAATGGATATCAGTATTCGCGAATTGTTGGAACGGGACGAAGAGCGCAGAGCTCTTTTACTGGAAACGGAAGAAGGGCGTAGAGTACGTAATTCGTTATCTGCGGATATCGGCAGACTGATGCAAGCTGGTGAGCGTGAGCAAGCCGAGGGTTTAAGGGGACAGGTGAAACAGCTGAATGATCAGTTGGCGCATGTTGAAGCCAAGCTTGCCGTTGTGCAGGAGGAAGTGACAAGGCTGCAATGGTTGGTACCCAATGTTGTATCGCCGGATACGCCATTGGGCGTATCGGATGAGGATAATGTGGAGCTGAGACGTGTGGGTGAGCTGCCGGTATTCGATTATGAGGCCAAGGATCACGTGGAACTCGGTGAACGGCATGATCTAATCGACATCCCACGTGGGGTGAAAATCGGCGGAACACGAAGCTATGTGCTCAAAGGAGCAGGGCTGCTCCTGCACCGGGCTGTACAGCAACTTGCGCTTGATCTGCTGCTGAAGCATGGATTTACGCCAATGGAAGTTCCTCTGATGGTGAGGGAGAATACCCTTTTGAACACGGGGTTCTTCCCCACAGGGAGGGATCAGGTCTATGAATTACAAGGCGAGAACAAGTGGCTGGTGGGAACATCGGAAGTGCCGCTGGTTTCGTATTATGCGGATGAGATTGTGGATGTGCAGGAGCCAATCAAGCTGGCTGCCACATCGACATGTTTCCGCAGTGAGGTTGGCTCAGGCGGGCGGGACGTACGCGGATTGTACCGGGTGCATCAATTTGCCAAAGTGGAACAAGTCATTCTCTGTGCACCGGATGCGAAAGAATCGGAGCGAATGCTGCAGGAAATTACGGGACACGCCGAGGAATTATTGCAATTGCTGGAACTGCCTTATCGCGTGGTGGCTGTGTGTACAGGGGATATGTCGCAGAAAACGTACAAACAGTACGATATTGAGACCTGGATGCCAAGCCGCAATGCGTACGGGGAGACACATTCGTCGTCGAATCTGCATGATTTCCAGGCTCGTCGTTCGAATATTCGTTGTCGCGATGCCCAAGGCAAGCTTGCATACTGCCATACGTTGAACAATACGGCTGTGGCTTCGCCACGCATTCTGATTCCATTGCTGGAGAATCATCAGCAGGCGGATGGAAGCATTCGTATTCCAGCCGCACTTCAGCCTTATATGGGCGGTGCCGAATATTTGGTTTTGCCGCACGAAGATGAAGAGATTTAA
- a CDS encoding polysaccharide biosynthesis protein: MFNKTFLITGGTGSWGEELVKQLLVQEPKEIRIFSRNESLQAQMRQAIPDPRVKFVLGDIRDRWELAGACKDVDDVFHLAALKHVPVCEDQPDCAVKTNIIGTQNVIDAAIENGVRKVVYVSTDKAANPSSMYGMTKAIGEKLILLADTRSATSFVCVRSGNVLGSTGSVVPLFKRQLELKQPLSVTDSRMTRFFLPLGDAVEIILSAMEQCKGGEIIVPRMPSCKITDIAQVLAEDAGQKDVPIQFIGARPGERLYETLISDWENVKEAEEEKSYFVVTTSPSAKLADKEGCGTYVLPGRGYHSEDVIMTKAEVRDMLWRGGFLCSNGGSYLQEAAPPVM, from the coding sequence ATGTTCAATAAAACCTTTTTAATAACGGGAGGCACTGGCTCATGGGGAGAAGAGTTGGTCAAACAATTGCTCGTTCAGGAGCCAAAAGAGATACGTATTTTCTCACGAAATGAATCGCTTCAGGCTCAAATGAGACAAGCCATCCCTGACCCGAGAGTGAAGTTTGTACTGGGGGATATCAGAGACCGCTGGGAGCTGGCAGGTGCCTGCAAGGATGTAGATGATGTCTTTCATCTTGCGGCGCTTAAACATGTTCCGGTCTGCGAGGACCAACCGGATTGTGCAGTCAAGACCAATATTATCGGAACGCAGAACGTCATTGATGCTGCAATCGAGAATGGCGTGCGGAAGGTGGTATATGTCTCTACGGACAAGGCAGCGAATCCTTCCAGCATGTACGGGATGACCAAAGCCATCGGGGAAAAATTGATTTTATTAGCTGACACCCGTTCCGCTACAAGCTTTGTTTGTGTACGAAGCGGGAATGTTCTTGGTTCCACGGGCAGCGTAGTACCGTTATTCAAACGCCAGCTTGAGTTGAAGCAGCCACTTAGCGTTACCGATTCCAGAATGACACGTTTTTTTCTTCCCCTTGGAGACGCCGTGGAAATTATCCTGTCGGCCATGGAGCAATGCAAGGGCGGCGAGATTATTGTACCCCGAATGCCATCCTGCAAAATAACGGATATCGCACAGGTTTTGGCAGAGGATGCTGGGCAAAAGGATGTTCCGATACAGTTCATCGGTGCCCGTCCGGGTGAACGGCTTTATGAAACGCTGATTTCAGATTGGGAAAACGTTAAGGAAGCGGAGGAGGAGAAGTCCTACTTTGTTGTTACGACCTCCCCTTCAGCCAAATTAGCGGATAAAGAGGGTTGTGGGACATATGTTCTTCCTGGCAGAGGATATCATTCGGAGGATGTCATCATGACCAAGGCGGAAGTACGCGATATGCTGTGGAGAGGGGGATTTCTGTGTTCAAACGGAGGATCATATTTACAGGAGGCGGCTCCGCCGGTCATGTGA
- a CDS encoding GrpB family protein — MTDHLQPENWPAWATESVEIVEANPMWNLQAQEEIRQLRELLKQLNIHKFEHIGSTSIPGLPAKPIIDLMGEVQSWEDMDLIADQLNPVDWNYVPPELDGREYRRFWVRVKDGKRAVHLHLMRPGEERWDRQIQFRDVLRQRPDLVEVYAALKAKLANKNKDDREAYTAAKTDFILQVLDEGI; from the coding sequence ATGACAGATCATCTGCAACCGGAAAATTGGCCTGCGTGGGCGACAGAATCGGTAGAGATTGTTGAGGCTAACCCCATGTGGAACCTACAGGCTCAGGAAGAGATTCGCCAGCTCAGAGAATTATTAAAGCAGCTCAATATTCATAAGTTTGAACATATCGGAAGCACGTCCATTCCGGGATTGCCCGCAAAGCCCATTATTGATTTGATGGGAGAGGTGCAGTCATGGGAGGACATGGACTTGATTGCCGATCAGCTGAATCCGGTCGACTGGAACTACGTTCCACCTGAACTGGATGGTCGGGAATATAGACGTTTCTGGGTCAGAGTGAAAGATGGCAAGAGGGCTGTACATCTTCATCTGATGCGCCCAGGCGAAGAACGTTGGGATCGCCAAATCCAGTTTCGGGATGTGCTAAGACAGCGGCCGGATCTGGTAGAGGTTTATGCGGCTTTGAAAGCTAAACTTGCTAATAAGAATAAGGATGACAGAGAAGCATATACCGCTGCCAAAACGGATTTTATTTTACAAGTGCTTGATGAAGGCATTTGA
- a CDS encoding undecaprenyldiphospho-muramoylpentapeptide beta-N-acetylglucosaminyltransferase — protein MFKRRIIFTGGGSAGHVTANLILISRLLQEKWEIHYIGSKHGIERQLIGKIPAVHYHAVATGKLRRYWSWANISDVFKIMLGVLQAYLLILRIKPHVCFSLGGFVAVPAVVGARWNRVPVLILEPDLHPGLANRLSRRYAQMMCTTFMDTATFASTKGSGKTMYVGPVIREELKLGSRARGIHFCRFVSDRPILFIMGGSQGSEKLNHMVLETLPELLKRYQIIHICGTGKLNSSFPSFAGYKAFEYVHEELADLMVMADMVVSRAGSNAIHEWLLLRKPMLLIPHANGGSLVGQTLNAKYFQERGYARVLQEEQLSPQTFLRDIDLVYMERDHMVGHMKASGTDNAVDKVLQLIRTTVSSVERAEHE, from the coding sequence GTGTTCAAACGGAGGATCATATTTACAGGAGGCGGCTCCGCCGGTCATGTGACAGCCAATCTCATTCTGATCTCCAGATTGCTTCAGGAGAAATGGGAAATCCATTATATCGGTTCCAAGCATGGCATCGAGCGTCAATTAATCGGCAAAATCCCGGCAGTTCACTATCATGCGGTTGCAACAGGCAAGTTGAGAAGGTATTGGTCGTGGGCGAATATTTCCGATGTGTTCAAAATTATGCTAGGAGTGCTGCAGGCTTATCTGCTCATTTTAAGAATTAAACCTCATGTATGCTTTTCGTTAGGGGGATTCGTAGCTGTTCCTGCTGTAGTGGGTGCTAGGTGGAACCGGGTTCCGGTGCTGATTCTGGAGCCGGATCTACATCCGGGTCTGGCCAACAGGCTGTCACGGCGATACGCCCAAATGATGTGTACTACGTTTATGGATACTGCGACGTTCGCCTCCACGAAAGGTTCAGGAAAGACGATGTACGTGGGACCTGTAATCAGGGAGGAGTTGAAGCTTGGCAGCCGAGCGCGGGGGATTCATTTTTGCCGATTTGTCTCCGACAGACCTATTCTGTTCATTATGGGTGGCAGTCAGGGCTCGGAAAAGCTTAATCATATGGTACTTGAAACACTGCCGGAACTGCTCAAGCGTTATCAAATCATTCATATATGTGGTACAGGTAAATTGAACTCATCCTTCCCAAGTTTTGCAGGCTACAAGGCATTTGAATATGTGCATGAAGAACTTGCGGATTTAATGGTTATGGCGGATATGGTCGTGTCACGTGCTGGCTCCAATGCGATCCATGAGTGGTTGTTGCTGCGGAAGCCGATGCTCCTGATTCCCCATGCCAACGGCGGATCTCTTGTTGGACAGACGCTGAACGCGAAGTATTTTCAGGAGCGAGGTTATGCAAGAGTTCTCCAGGAAGAGCAGCTGAGTCCTCAGACATTCCTGCGAGATATTGACCTTGTATATATGGAGAGGGATCATATGGTAGGCCATATGAAGGCGAGTGGAACGGACAACGCCGTTGACAAGGTTCTGCAGCTTATTCGTACAACGGTTTCTTCGGTAGAAAGAGCTGAACATGAGTAA
- a CDS encoding Ig-like domain-containing protein, with amino-acid sequence MNGMKLAIRGALAFILVLAALAPSLALAATGDVTSIEITNSSPQQMSVSQTATLQVMAVIEGFDNKQDVTGGVTWSTSNEAVATIIKGKLKAVAAGEATIYAQVDGAKAQLVVKVQDKIKSIKASPSSYNFVKGSESTLPKVSIVRANGKEEDVTSEIVWTVSSASAVLESGKIKGITPGRVMLQGKYGSETVKVPVAITDQITKVEVTPAVMQLNIKKSKALKVIGTYANGKTINLSKQVTWTSSNNNVAIVKNGTVKTLTEGQATLTGTYQNQTIKAEVTVVPLLKKLITGQKTLVLSPQASTTLSVMAQYDTGKTTVVTSSAVWSSTKPSVATVTGGKIVAVGKGKTSITAKWGNKKVTIPVTVK; translated from the coding sequence ATGAATGGAATGAAATTAGCAATACGAGGCGCCTTGGCCTTTATTTTAGTATTGGCAGCATTGGCTCCTTCGCTTGCCCTAGCAGCCACGGGTGACGTGACATCTATCGAGATTACCAACAGTAGTCCGCAACAGATGAGTGTGTCCCAGACAGCTACGCTTCAGGTGATGGCGGTTATTGAAGGATTTGATAACAAGCAGGATGTTACGGGTGGCGTCACATGGTCCACGAGTAACGAAGCTGTTGCCACCATTATTAAAGGCAAATTGAAGGCTGTGGCAGCGGGAGAAGCGACAATATACGCACAGGTAGATGGCGCCAAAGCGCAATTGGTGGTTAAGGTTCAGGATAAAATTAAAAGCATCAAAGCTTCGCCAAGTTCCTATAATTTTGTCAAAGGTAGTGAAAGTACGCTGCCCAAAGTAAGCATTGTGCGTGCAAACGGCAAGGAAGAAGACGTGACATCCGAGATTGTATGGACGGTATCGAGTGCTTCCGCGGTGCTGGAGAGTGGCAAAATCAAAGGAATTACGCCTGGCAGAGTGATGTTACAAGGCAAATATGGCTCAGAGACGGTTAAAGTTCCCGTAGCGATTACGGACCAGATTACCAAAGTTGAAGTGACTCCTGCTGTCATGCAGCTGAATATTAAGAAATCGAAAGCGTTGAAGGTCATCGGTACATATGCCAATGGGAAAACGATTAATCTTTCGAAACAGGTAACGTGGACCTCTTCCAACAATAATGTAGCCATCGTCAAGAATGGTACAGTCAAAACACTGACGGAAGGACAAGCCACCTTGACAGGAACTTATCAAAATCAGACAATAAAGGCAGAGGTTACCGTTGTTCCTTTGCTCAAGAAGCTGATCACAGGCCAGAAAACACTCGTCTTATCGCCACAGGCAAGTACAACACTGAGTGTGATGGCGCAGTATGATACAGGCAAAACCACGGTTGTAACGAGCAGTGCGGTATGGAGCAGCACCAAACCAAGTGTAGCCACAGTAACGGGCGGCAAGATTGTGGCCGTGGGTAAAGGCAAAACATCCATCACTGCCAAGTGGGGCAATAAAAAAGTTACTATACCGGTAACGGTAAAATAA
- a CDS encoding response regulator transcription factor, whose translation MNLLLADDEPLMLQILKAYFVKEGFQVLLAEDGEAALNLFYNNQIDLAVLDWMMPGRSGVEVCREIKRTSRAKVLLLTAKGESDDEFVALKAGADDYLRKPFDSRILLLRVKKLLQLSSKIMVGELTVDLEGQKIYRRGVDVGATHKEFELMKVLGMNKGQIVTRKILLDQVWGFDYFGEERTVDTHIRRLREKIGEDSIKTYRGMGYCLEDQNE comes from the coding sequence ATGAACCTGCTGCTCGCGGATGATGAGCCGCTGATGCTGCAAATATTAAAAGCCTATTTCGTTAAAGAGGGCTTTCAAGTGCTTTTGGCCGAGGATGGGGAAGCAGCCCTGAATCTTTTTTATAATAATCAAATCGATTTGGCGGTTTTGGATTGGATGATGCCAGGTCGCAGCGGTGTCGAGGTGTGCCGGGAAATCAAGCGTACGAGTCGGGCGAAGGTACTGCTGCTGACAGCCAAAGGGGAATCGGATGATGAGTTTGTTGCCTTGAAGGCCGGGGCGGATGATTATCTGCGCAAGCCGTTTGATTCGCGTATCCTTCTGTTGCGTGTAAAGAAGCTGCTGCAACTATCCTCCAAGATCATGGTGGGAGAACTGACCGTCGATCTGGAAGGCCAGAAGATCTATCGTCGTGGAGTAGATGTAGGGGCTACCCATAAGGAATTTGAATTAATGAAGGTTCTGGGAATGAATAAGGGGCAGATCGTAACCCGTAAAATTTTGCTGGATCAGGTGTGGGGTTTCGATTATTTTGGCGAGGAACGCACCGTAGACACTCATATTCGCAGACTGCGTGAGAAAATTGGAGAAGATTCGATCAAAACGTACCGGGGAATGGGCTACTGCCTAGAGGATCAAAATGAGTAA